One segment of Rubripirellula amarantea DNA contains the following:
- the secY gene encoding preprotein translocase subunit SecY has protein sequence MFEKLRIIFSIPELRKKIMLTIGLLAIYRIGFHIPLPMIATNLSDAGGTASEFFEKITVFAASDLRQATIFGLGIMPYISASIIFQLLGSVYKPLEELKKEGEAGRKKLNEYTRYLTVLICVVQSYMYLKFMLMSGGPGGNGNINPNFTSADGTLFWGWQMVAVLVMTCGTVFLMWLGEQIDEHGIGNGISLLIMAGILAQMPKAMYELIRNMKTELTGLSRGQIGIETLVLLIVLFVGVVFGVVFITLGQRKIPTQSAKFTRGRRVYGGTRQHLPLRINQAGVMPIIFASSLLIIPGLMFGGLASFVGSESVLFKPFNFAGLTLNDQGSFVFNMLYVVLIFFFCYFWTAITFNPKEMSDNLRDSGTFIPGHRPGKRTTDYLEKVMVRITYVGAAFLSIVAIVPTIVYGSLGVPYSIAGFYGGTGLLIAVSVAFDLVQKIDSHLVMRNYRGLLEGAGGGVSPVV, from the coding sequence ATGTTCGAAAAGCTGCGAATCATTTTTTCGATCCCCGAACTTCGCAAAAAGATCATGCTGACCATTGGTCTGCTTGCCATCTATCGCATTGGATTTCATATCCCTCTTCCCATGATCGCGACAAACTTGTCGGACGCGGGCGGAACGGCATCGGAGTTCTTTGAAAAGATCACTGTGTTTGCTGCAAGCGATCTTCGTCAAGCGACCATCTTCGGCCTGGGAATCATGCCGTATATTTCAGCGTCGATTATCTTCCAGCTCCTCGGAAGCGTCTACAAACCGCTCGAAGAACTAAAAAAAGAAGGCGAAGCTGGACGTAAGAAGCTCAATGAATACACGCGATATCTGACCGTGCTGATCTGCGTGGTGCAAAGCTACATGTACTTGAAGTTCATGTTGATGTCGGGCGGCCCGGGTGGAAACGGGAACATCAACCCTAACTTTACCTCGGCTGATGGAACACTGTTCTGGGGCTGGCAGATGGTTGCTGTCTTGGTCATGACCTGCGGAACGGTCTTCCTAATGTGGCTCGGCGAACAAATTGACGAACACGGAATTGGCAATGGGATCAGTCTTTTGATCATGGCCGGTATCCTCGCGCAGATGCCAAAGGCGATGTACGAGTTGATCCGTAATATGAAAACCGAACTGACCGGTCTTAGCCGAGGTCAAATTGGCATCGAGACCCTGGTCTTGCTGATTGTCCTTTTCGTCGGCGTGGTATTTGGCGTGGTGTTCATCACGCTCGGTCAACGAAAAATCCCAACTCAATCGGCCAAGTTCACCCGCGGGCGCCGTGTTTACGGTGGTACGCGTCAACACTTGCCTTTGCGAATTAATCAAGCGGGCGTGATGCCAATCATCTTCGCTAGCAGCTTGTTGATCATCCCTGGATTGATGTTTGGTGGATTGGCCAGCTTTGTCGGCAGCGAAAGTGTGTTGTTCAAACCATTTAACTTTGCCGGGCTGACGCTCAACGACCAGGGTTCGTTTGTATTCAACATGCTTTACGTCGTTCTGATTTTCTTCTTTTGCTACTTCTGGACGGCGATCACGTTCAATCCCAAGGAGATGTCCGACAACCTTCGCGACAGCGGAACATTCATCCCGGGACACCGACCAGGTAAACGAACGACTGATTACCTCGAAAAAGTGATGGTCCGAATCACCTACGTCGGTGCGGCGTTCCTTTCGATCGTCGCGATTGTCCCCACTATCGTTTACGGTTCCCTTGGGGTTCCTTACTCGATCGCTGGGTTCTACGGTGGTACGGGATTGTTGATTGCGGTTAGCGTAGCGTTCGACTTGGTCCAAAAGATCGACTCGCACTTGGTAATGCGAAACTACCGCGGTCTGCTTGAAGGTGCCGGTGGCGGCGTTTCACCGGTGGTTTAA
- the rplO gene encoding 50S ribosomal protein L15, with protein sequence MQLNDVHRGIQKNRPRKRIGRGSGSGHGKTSGRGHNGHKSRSGYSRKPNFQGGTMPMFRRIPKRGFNNRWATEVFAINVGRLNDCFNDGDEVTIEALSKKNIAKGTFDEVKVLGEGEITKKLKVSVHRFSKSAEEKITAAGGSINKIVSKRTPDERVEALKKS encoded by the coding sequence ATGCAACTTAACGACGTCCATCGCGGTATTCAGAAGAACCGCCCTCGCAAACGCATCGGTCGTGGCTCCGGTAGTGGTCATGGTAAAACTTCAGGTCGTGGTCACAACGGTCACAAGAGCCGCAGCGGTTACAGCCGAAAGCCAAACTTCCAGGGCGGCACGATGCCTATGTTCCGCCGTATTCCCAAGCGTGGTTTCAATAACCGCTGGGCTACGGAAGTGTTCGCCATCAACGTTGGCCGTCTGAACGATTGCTTCAACGACGGTGATGAAGTCACCATCGAAGCGTTGTCGAAGAAGAACATCGCCAAAGGAACCTTTGACGAAGTCAAAGTTCTCGGTGAAGGCGAAATCACCAAGAAGCTGAAGGTATCCGTTCACCGCTTTAGCAAGTCGGCTGAAGAAAAGATCACCGCGGCTGGTGGTTCGATCAATAAGATCGTTTCCAAGCGAACACCTGACGAGCGCGTCGAAGCACTCAAAAAGTCGTAG
- the rpsE gene encoding 30S ribosomal protein S5, whose translation MAEGLIDRVVKIKRCAAVVKGGRRFSFAAMVVVGDANGKVGWGYGKANEVPPSVQKAQKQASLMMIDVPLVDGSIPHQVIGHYGAAKVILLPAGAGTGIIAGQAVRAVCEATGIHDILTKSFGTNNPVTLVKATVDALSKLRTVEQVAALRGLDPADLAVKHH comes from the coding sequence CTGGCCGAAGGCCTGATTGATCGCGTCGTAAAGATCAAGCGTTGTGCTGCCGTAGTTAAAGGTGGTCGACGTTTCAGTTTCGCAGCCATGGTCGTTGTGGGCGATGCCAACGGCAAAGTCGGCTGGGGTTACGGTAAAGCCAACGAAGTTCCACCAAGCGTTCAGAAGGCTCAAAAGCAAGCCAGCTTGATGATGATCGATGTGCCACTTGTCGATGGCTCGATTCCTCACCAAGTGATCGGTCACTACGGTGCCGCGAAGGTTATCCTGCTTCCCGCCGGTGCTGGTACTGGTATCATCGCTGGTCAAGCCGTTCGTGCCGTTTGCGAAGCAACGGGTATTCACGACATTTTGACCAAGTCTTTCGGAACCAATAACCCGGTCACCCTGGTCAAAGCAACCGTCGACGCATTGTCGAAGCTTCGCACCGTCGAGCAAGTTGCGGCACTTCGAGGATTGGACCCAGCGGATCTTGCGGTCAAACATCACTAA
- the rplR gene encoding 50S ribosomal protein L18 translates to MDKNKILNKRRLRRRNHVRNKLRGSADHPRLCIHRSLKHFSCQLVDDLAGKTLVSASTRDKGVSPKVKNGGNCDAAAEIGKLLAEKATAAGITQVKLDRGHNRYHGRVKAFADAAREAGLNL, encoded by the coding sequence ATGGACAAGAACAAAATCCTCAACAAGCGTCGACTCCGACGTCGTAACCACGTTCGCAACAAGCTTCGTGGCTCGGCTGATCATCCGCGTTTGTGCATTCACCGATCGCTTAAGCACTTCAGTTGCCAACTCGTAGACGATTTGGCTGGTAAGACGCTTGTCAGTGCCAGCACTCGCGACAAGGGCGTTAGCCCGAAGGTCAAGAACGGTGGCAACTGTGATGCGGCGGCAGAAATTGGTAAGCTGCTCGCAGAAAAGGCTACGGCGGCCGGCATCACGCAAGTGAAGCTCGATCGTGGTCACAATCGCTATCATGGCCGCGTCAAGGCATTTGCCGACGCCGCTCGTGAAGCCGGTTTGAATCTCTAA
- the rplF gene encoding 50S ribosomal protein L6 translates to MSRIGKKPVAISGGAKLSLDGNTINAEGPKGKLTFTHRPEVSVTINDDGTEAVVTRDSDERESRAFHGLTRAVIANMIEGVTKGYEKKLEIIGVGYLAAISGDTLQLRVGFANELHKKIPADLQVTCPDQTHVVVTGCDKQRVGQFAAEVRALRKPEPYKGKGVRYQGEQVKIKPGKSAAK, encoded by the coding sequence ATGAGCCGTATCGGAAAAAAACCGGTTGCCATTTCGGGAGGCGCCAAGCTGTCGCTCGATGGCAATACGATCAACGCCGAAGGCCCCAAGGGCAAGTTGACGTTCACCCACCGTCCAGAAGTCAGTGTCACCATCAATGATGACGGCACCGAGGCGGTTGTGACACGCGATAGCGACGAGCGAGAGTCTCGAGCCTTTCACGGGCTAACCCGCGCCGTGATCGCCAACATGATCGAGGGCGTCACCAAGGGCTACGAAAAGAAGCTCGAAATCATCGGTGTCGGTTACCTTGCGGCAATCTCCGGCGACACGCTTCAATTGCGAGTCGGCTTTGCCAACGAACTGCACAAGAAAATCCCAGCGGACCTTCAAGTAACGTGCCCTGACCAAACTCACGTGGTTGTCACCGGTTGTGACAAGCAGCGTGTTGGCCAGTTTGCCGCTGAAGTCCGAGCCCTACGCAAGCCTGAACCTTACAAGGGCAAGGGCGTTCGCTACCAAGGCGAACAAGTCAAGATTAAGCCAGGTAAGTCGGCAGCTAAGTAG
- the rpsH gene encoding 30S ribosomal protein S8 translates to MMTDPIADMLTRIRNAVSVEKPFVDIPTSRFKRGIADVLKREGFIWDWKEVDEENPSATLRLELKYGPNGERVIQTIKRVSKPGRRLYSHSKGLKPILGGLGIRIISTSKGVLSDREARRDNIGGEVLCEVA, encoded by the coding sequence ATGATGACTGATCCTATCGCCGACATGCTCACTCGCATCCGCAACGCGGTGAGCGTAGAGAAACCGTTTGTCGACATTCCTACGAGCCGCTTCAAGCGTGGCATCGCTGATGTTCTCAAACGAGAAGGTTTCATTTGGGATTGGAAAGAAGTCGACGAAGAGAACCCATCCGCAACGCTGCGATTGGAACTCAAGTACGGCCCCAATGGCGAACGCGTGATCCAAACGATCAAGCGAGTCAGCAAGCCTGGTCGGCGATTGTACTCGCACAGCAAGGGTCTGAAGCCGATTCTTGGCGGACTTGGTATCCGAATCATTAGCACCAGCAAGGGTGTGCTCAGCGATCGCGAAGCACGCCGCGACAACATTGGCGGCGAAGTTCTCTGCGAAGTCGCTTAG
- a CDS encoding type Z 30S ribosomal protein S14 has protein sequence MASKSKVAKAKRPPKFSSRKENRCNFCGRPRSVYRKFGLCRICFRENANAGKIPGVRKASW, from the coding sequence GTGGCTAGCAAATCCAAAGTCGCCAAGGCAAAGCGTCCCCCGAAGTTCAGCTCCCGTAAAGAGAATCGCTGTAACTTCTGCGGACGTCCCCGTAGCGTTTATCGCAAGTTCGGCTTGTGCCGTATTTGCTTCCGTGAAAACGCCAACGCTGGGAAGATTCCTGGCGTTCGTAAGGCGAGCTGGTAA
- the rplE gene encoding 50S ribosomal protein L5, producing MSDKPRMQVRYEDTIRQAMVEKFGYTNPHQVPRVEKIALNMGVGQAIGDKKILDLAFDAMTQMAGQKPVITLARQSIANFRLREGMPIGCMVTMRRQRMYEFMDRLISIVLPRVRDFRGISPKAFDGRGNYTLGLTEQLVFPELNPDKFTRPQGMNITFVTSAKTNEEARELLLLFGMPFKDANKKTEAA from the coding sequence ATGTCCGATAAACCCCGCATGCAAGTCCGATACGAGGACACCATTCGCCAAGCGATGGTGGAGAAGTTCGGCTACACCAATCCTCATCAAGTTCCTCGAGTCGAAAAGATTGCGTTGAACATGGGTGTCGGACAGGCCATTGGCGACAAGAAGATCCTTGACTTGGCATTCGATGCCATGACTCAAATGGCTGGCCAAAAGCCAGTGATCACGCTTGCCCGTCAGTCGATCGCGAACTTCCGTCTCCGCGAGGGAATGCCGATCGGTTGCATGGTAACGATGCGTCGCCAACGCATGTACGAATTCATGGATCGTTTGATCTCCATCGTTTTGCCACGGGTTCGTGACTTTCGAGGAATCAGCCCCAAGGCCTTTGATGGTCGTGGGAACTACACATTGGGTTTGACCGAGCAATTGGTTTTCCCCGAACTGAACCCTGACAAGTTCACGCGGCCACAGGGCATGAACATCACGTTCGTGACCAGTGCCAAGACGAACGAGGAAGCACGCGAATTGCTGTTGCTCTTCGGCATGCCGTTCAAAGATGCCAACAAGAAAACCGAAGCCGCTTAA
- the rplX gene encoding 50S ribosomal protein L24, with translation MKFRVNDEVTVITGADKGHKGKIIVVDRKANKVIVEGAGRVWKHVRRSQKNPQGGRLNKEMPISASNVMLLDPSTGEPTKIGVRFLADGSKERFAKKSGKTIDKIAPARAQHAAK, from the coding sequence ATGAAATTTCGCGTTAATGATGAAGTCACTGTGATTACCGGGGCCGACAAGGGCCACAAAGGTAAGATCATCGTGGTCGACCGTAAGGCCAACAAGGTCATCGTCGAAGGTGCTGGCCGAGTATGGAAGCACGTCCGACGCAGTCAAAAGAACCCGCAAGGTGGACGTCTTAACAAAGAGATGCCCATCAGTGCTTCCAACGTGATGTTGCTTGACCCAAGCACTGGCGAACCGACCAAGATCGGTGTTCGGTTCCTTGCCGACGGAAGTAAAGAACGTTTCGCAAAGAAGAGCGGCAAAACGATCGACAAGATTGCCCCAGCTCGTGCCCAACACGCAGCCAAGTAA
- the rplN gene encoding 50S ribosomal protein L14, whose protein sequence is MIQQETRLDVADNTGARQVMCIKVLGGSRKRTAGLGDVIVCSVKSVIPGSEVKKKAIVRAVIVRTKQPVRRSDGSYIKFDSNAVVLIDKDKGPRGTRIFGAVARELRERSFMKIVSLANEVV, encoded by the coding sequence ATGATCCAACAAGAAACCCGACTCGACGTTGCGGATAACACTGGCGCTCGCCAAGTGATGTGCATCAAAGTGCTCGGTGGTAGCCGCAAGCGAACCGCCGGTCTCGGTGACGTCATTGTTTGTAGTGTGAAGAGTGTGATTCCCGGCAGCGAAGTCAAGAAAAAGGCAATCGTTCGTGCTGTGATCGTTCGCACCAAGCAACCGGTCCGACGAAGCGACGGCAGCTACATCAAGTTTGATTCCAATGCCGTGGTTTTGATTGACAAAGACAAAGGCCCTCGTGGCACTCGTATCTTCGGTGCAGTAGCCCGCGAACTTCGCGAGCGAAGCTTCATGAAGATCGTATCGCTGGCCAACGAAGTGGTATAA
- the rpsQ gene encoding 30S ribosomal protein S17 produces the protein MPKRIVSGIVTSDKMSKTRRVEIARLVKHPKYKKYIRTRTVCYAHDENDESGTGDRVEIMESRPLSKLKRWTLVRVVEKSTEVDVAALRAARKEAESEAIEASHAGDDATKA, from the coding sequence ATGCCGAAACGCATCGTTTCCGGAATCGTCACCAGCGACAAGATGAGCAAGACTCGTCGTGTAGAGATCGCACGTTTGGTGAAGCACCCCAAATACAAGAAATACATTCGCACCCGCACCGTGTGTTACGCACACGATGAGAACGACGAATCGGGGACCGGTGACCGCGTCGAGATCATGGAATCACGTCCGCTTTCGAAGCTCAAGCGATGGACGCTAGTTCGCGTGGTCGAGAAGAGCACCGAAGTTGATGTTGCTGCCCTACGTGCCGCTCGCAAGGAAGCTGAATCCGAAGCGATCGAAGCGTCCCACGCGGGCGACGATGCCACCAAGGCGTAA
- the rpmC gene encoding 50S ribosomal protein L29, with product MNNLTELREMSDEQLDATAKEAATTLFRLRFQSQSERLNTPSELRKNKQLIARIKTIQTERQKAALA from the coding sequence ATGAACAACCTGACTGAACTGCGTGAAATGAGCGACGAACAGCTCGACGCGACCGCTAAAGAAGCGGCGACGACCCTGTTCCGACTTCGTTTTCAATCGCAATCGGAGCGTTTGAACACGCCAAGCGAATTGCGAAAGAACAAGCAATTGATCGCACGGATCAAAACGATCCAAACTGAACGACAAAAAGCAGCACTGGCTTAG
- the rplP gene encoding 50S ribosomal protein L16 produces the protein MALMPKRVKHRKSQRGRIKGSATRGNKVVFGDYGIQSLDAGWIKATTIEAGRIAAQQYVRGEGKLYIRIFPNKSVTSTPLETRMGKGKGEPDFWAATVKPGTILYELGGVTEQQAKVCFARLASKLPVKVRFVERRPA, from the coding sequence ATGGCGCTGATGCCCAAGCGGGTCAAGCATCGAAAAAGCCAAAGAGGGCGCATAAAAGGTAGTGCGACTCGCGGTAACAAGGTCGTCTTCGGTGATTATGGCATCCAGTCTCTGGATGCTGGTTGGATCAAAGCCACCACCATCGAAGCCGGTCGTATCGCGGCTCAGCAATACGTTCGAGGCGAAGGCAAGCTATACATTCGAATCTTCCCCAATAAATCAGTGACCAGCACTCCGCTGGAAACTCGAATGGGTAAGGGTAAGGGTGAGCCTGACTTCTGGGCCGCGACCGTAAAGCCTGGCACGATCCTTTATGAGCTTGGCGGTGTGACCGAACAACAAGCCAAGGTTTGTTTTGCCCGATTGGCAAGCAAGCTGCCGGTGAAGGTACGTTTCGTGGAACGACGACCTGCTTAA
- the rpsC gene encoding 30S ribosomal protein S3: protein MGQKVNPIAFRVGVTRGWASRWYASKQDFAGLLLEDRKLRNFITNHPKKTQYKSAGIDRIEIERTRDEVRVMLYVARPGLIIGKKGQEIEILQAELQNLIGRRINLKIEEVGRPELQAQLVALEIAQQLSKRSSFRRTMKRTIDTTMDAGAKGIKIQMAGRLGGAEMARREKQSAGSIPLSTLQAKIDYGFTEAMTPQGHIGIQVWINQGTYGDDNDGADAQAGQASKKPKRAHKR, encoded by the coding sequence ATGGGTCAAAAAGTCAATCCAATCGCTTTCCGAGTCGGCGTCACCCGCGGGTGGGCGAGTCGATGGTACGCGTCGAAGCAGGATTTCGCTGGTCTGTTGCTGGAAGACCGCAAGTTGCGGAACTTCATCACCAACCACCCCAAAAAGACACAATACAAGAGCGCTGGTATCGACCGGATCGAGATCGAACGCACTCGCGATGAAGTTCGCGTGATGCTGTACGTTGCTCGTCCAGGCTTGATCATCGGTAAGAAAGGCCAAGAGATCGAGATCCTGCAGGCAGAACTGCAGAACCTGATCGGACGCCGAATTAACCTCAAAATCGAAGAAGTGGGACGACCTGAGTTGCAAGCTCAATTGGTCGCCCTTGAAATTGCACAACAACTGTCCAAACGGTCGAGTTTCCGTCGCACAATGAAGCGAACGATTGACACGACCATGGACGCGGGTGCGAAGGGTATCAAGATCCAGATGGCTGGCCGACTCGGGGGTGCTGAAATGGCACGCCGCGAAAAGCAAAGTGCTGGCTCGATTCCTTTGAGCACATTACAAGCCAAGATTGATTACGGATTCACCGAAGCGATGACGCCACAGGGGCACATCGGGATTCAAGTGTGGATTAACCAAGGTACTTACGGAGACGATAACGATGGCGCTGATGCCCAAGCGGGTCAAGCATCGAAAAAGCCAAAGAGGGCGCATAAAAGGTAG
- the rplV gene encoding 50S ribosomal protein L22, with protein MATFKAIHRNARMSAQKVRLVADLVRGMYADEALDTLKFQPQRGARMLEKVIKSAIGNATDPDQNNGRPHRVEELVLTDVRIDGGPMFKRIRPRARGTAFAIKKRSSHITVGLTPIDEI; from the coding sequence ATGGCTACATTCAAAGCAATTCATCGTAACGCTCGCATGAGCGCCCAAAAGGTTCGACTGGTCGCGGACCTGGTCCGTGGCATGTACGCCGACGAAGCACTCGACACCTTGAAGTTCCAACCTCAACGCGGTGCCCGCATGTTGGAAAAGGTCATCAAGAGTGCGATCGGTAACGCAACCGACCCTGACCAAAACAACGGACGTCCTCACCGCGTCGAAGAGTTGGTTTTGACAGACGTTCGCATTGATGGCGGACCGATGTTCAAGCGAATTCGACCTCGTGCACGGGGAACCGCATTCGCCATCAAAAAGCGAAGCAGCCATATCACCGTTGGGTTGACTCCCATCGACGAAATATAA
- the rpsS gene encoding 30S ribosomal protein S19, producing the protein MSRSSKKGPFVDPKLFFKVQRQIENGGAEPIKTWARACTIVPEFINKTFMVHDGRKHVKVLVTEDMVGHKLGEFAPTRTFKGHSGKGGKK; encoded by the coding sequence ATGTCTCGCAGTAGCAAAAAAGGCCCCTTCGTCGATCCGAAGTTGTTCTTCAAGGTTCAACGTCAGATCGAAAACGGTGGTGCCGAGCCGATTAAGACTTGGGCTCGCGCCTGTACGATTGTGCCCGAATTCATCAACAAGACCTTCATGGTCCACGATGGACGTAAGCACGTGAAGGTGCTCGTTACCGAAGATATGGTCGGACACAAGCTCGGCGAATTCGCTCCAACGCGAACCTTCAAGGGACACAGCGGAAAGGGTGGCAAGAAGTAA
- the rplB gene encoding 50S ribosomal protein L2: MGIRIYKPTSAGRRNASVSDWADLTKGAKPEKSLLRPKRKTGGRNNQGKITARHRGGGHKQMYRVIDFRRAKDGVPATVDSVQYDPNRSARIALLKYADGEKSYVVAPAGLKAGDKILNGPDAPPTLGNCLPLKNIPLGMSVSCIELRAGRGAVLCRSAGTSATLQAREADWAQLLLPSGEVRRVPSGCRATVGGVGNTEHMKIRLGKAGRSRWLGRRPHVRGTAMNPIDHPHGGGEGRTKGGRHPVSPSGVSAKGGGTRQKRKASNSSIVRRRKSRRYGQLKLH; the protein is encoded by the coding sequence ATGGGCATTCGAATTTACAAGCCGACCAGCGCCGGTCGACGCAATGCGTCGGTAAGTGACTGGGCCGATCTGACGAAGGGTGCGAAGCCTGAAAAGTCGCTTCTGCGTCCAAAGCGTAAGACCGGTGGCCGTAACAACCAAGGTAAGATCACTGCACGCCACCGCGGTGGCGGCCATAAGCAGATGTACCGCGTGATCGATTTCCGACGTGCCAAAGACGGTGTTCCTGCGACGGTGGATTCGGTTCAATACGATCCTAATCGTTCGGCTCGGATTGCCTTGCTGAAGTATGCGGATGGCGAAAAGTCATACGTGGTAGCTCCGGCTGGTTTGAAGGCTGGCGACAAGATCCTTAATGGTCCTGACGCACCTCCAACGCTCGGCAATTGCTTGCCATTGAAGAACATTCCGTTGGGCATGAGCGTTTCGTGCATTGAGCTTCGTGCGGGTCGCGGTGCAGTTTTGTGTCGCTCAGCCGGCACGAGTGCTACCCTTCAAGCTCGCGAAGCCGATTGGGCTCAGTTGCTGTTGCCCAGTGGTGAAGTTCGCCGCGTGCCTAGTGGTTGCCGTGCAACCGTGGGCGGCGTTGGCAATACCGAACACATGAAGATTCGTTTGGGCAAAGCTGGCCGATCCCGTTGGCTCGGTCGTCGTCCTCACGTTCGTGGTACCGCAATGAACCCAATCGACCACCCGCACGGTGGTGGTGAAGGCCGGACTAAGGGTGGACGTCACCCTGTCAGTCCTTCGGGCGTCAGTGCTAAGGGTGGCGGTACACGCCAGAAACGCAAGGCGAGCAACAGCTCGATCGTGCGTCGTCGCAAGAGTCGCCGTTACGGTCAACTCAAGTTACATTGA
- the rplW gene encoding 50S ribosomal protein L23, with protein MAHILPPPPKTDGIKLEAHQVLLRPLVTEKGVHRASRNNQYAFQIHRDATKLDVKAAVEELFDVKVKKVRTQNRKGKLRRYRFRYGRTSDWKKAIVQLHEEHRIDFF; from the coding sequence ATGGCACACATCCTACCACCTCCACCGAAAACTGACGGCATTAAGCTAGAAGCCCACCAGGTTCTGCTTCGTCCGTTGGTTACCGAAAAGGGCGTTCACCGCGCTTCGCGGAACAACCAATACGCGTTCCAGATTCACCGCGATGCTACCAAGCTCGATGTGAAGGCGGCCGTGGAAGAATTGTTTGACGTCAAGGTCAAGAAAGTTCGCACACAGAATCGCAAGGGCAAGCTTCGCCGATACCGTTTTCGTTACGGTCGCACCAGCGACTGGAAGAAGGCCATCGTCCAGCTTCATGAAGAACATCGAATCGACTTCTTCTAG
- the rplD gene encoding 50S ribosomal protein L4 gives MASLTVYSEAGAEVGKYEIDTEQLADRISKQLLHDAVVMYQANLRQGSHNTRTRGQVAGSKKKMYRQKGTGNARAGGKRSPVRRGGGVARTIKPRDYSYRLNKKALQLATRMAIRSKIDDGEMVVVDKLSFDAPKTKQMAGVLKALGLEGTTTLVATADLDAVVYKSGRNIAGVSVEPVRQLNALSVLKPRRMLVTKDALDKIKDGTFTTAAN, from the coding sequence ATGGCATCATTAACAGTTTATAGCGAAGCTGGCGCTGAAGTCGGCAAGTACGAGATTGACACCGAACAACTGGCGGACCGCATCAGCAAGCAATTGCTTCACGATGCAGTGGTCATGTACCAAGCCAATCTTCGTCAAGGTTCCCACAACACCCGCACCCGCGGCCAAGTGGCTGGATCAAAGAAGAAGATGTACCGTCAAAAAGGTACCGGTAACGCTCGAGCCGGTGGCAAGCGTTCGCCAGTGCGTCGCGGCGGTGGTGTTGCTCGCACAATTAAGCCTCGCGACTACAGCTATCGCCTGAACAAGAAGGCGTTGCAACTTGCGACCCGAATGGCAATTCGATCCAAGATTGATGACGGCGAAATGGTGGTGGTCGACAAGTTGTCGTTCGACGCTCCTAAGACCAAGCAAATGGCAGGCGTGCTAAAGGCCCTTGGCCTTGAAGGCACCACAACGCTTGTCGCGACTGCGGATTTAGACGCCGTGGTTTACAAGAGCGGCCGTAACATTGCGGGCGTTTCGGTCGAGCCAGTTCGCCAACTCAACGCATTGTCGGTGCTGAAGCCTCGTCGCATGCTCGTTACTAAAGACGCGCTGGACAAGATCAAAGACGGCACCTTCACGACGGCTGCCAACTAA
- the rplC gene encoding 50S ribosomal protein L3 produces the protein MTQVYLEDGTAVPVTVVQAGPCHVLQVRSEDRDGYSAIQIGFEDKPRRLASRAERGHVAKLDSKRVKNRTAAGIELLEKADCEPQRFVREFRGESDLTVGSTITVDAFAEVKKVDVCGTSKGRGYAGVMKRHNFAGQRASHGVKKVHRHAGGTGCSASPSRVFKGKKMAGQYGNTKTTTRNLELVRVDTENNLLLIRGAVPGPNGGFVTIRETNKVG, from the coding sequence ATGACTCAGGTTTACTTGGAAGACGGAACGGCTGTGCCCGTGACCGTGGTTCAAGCTGGCCCGTGCCACGTGTTGCAGGTCCGGAGCGAAGATCGCGATGGCTACTCAGCCATTCAAATCGGCTTTGAAGACAAGCCGCGTCGCTTGGCCAGTCGTGCTGAACGCGGTCATGTCGCGAAGCTCGACAGCAAGCGAGTCAAAAACCGCACCGCCGCTGGAATCGAGTTGCTCGAGAAGGCCGACTGCGAACCGCAGCGTTTCGTGCGTGAGTTCCGTGGCGAAAGCGACCTTACGGTAGGTTCGACCATCACCGTTGACGCGTTCGCTGAAGTCAAGAAAGTTGACGTATGCGGAACCAGCAAGGGTCGCGGTTACGCCGGGGTGATGAAGCGTCACAACTTTGCCGGCCAACGTGCCTCGCACGGTGTAAAGAAAGTGCACCGTCACGCCGGGGGCACCGGTTGCAGTGCATCGCCAAGTCGCGTCTTCAAGGGCAAGAAGATGGCTGGCCAGTACGGTAACACCAAAACAACGACACGTAACCTCGAATTGGTTCGCGTCGATACCGAAAACAATTTGTTGCTCATTCGTGGTGCTGTTCCTGGCCCCAATGGCGGTTTTGTCACGATCCGCGAAACGAACAAGGTGGGCTAA